aattaatCATCTACATCATTGACTTGACGTCTTTACAGTTCTTGTTTGGTCTAGTTTTGGAGGCCATCCaagaaataaaatgaaagaTCTTCGCTGGTCAAGTTTAAAATCTAGAGAGTGAGCTTTGTGAGCTTATTTACAAGTCACGAATGGaggaagtttgtttcagttCTCTCAACTTCCTATGAACTTTGTGCACTAAATTTTGAGGATAAAATTGTCTTTTTAAATCCTCCTTGAACTACTCCCAATTGTCAATAGAACAGGTTCTACGCTACCACAACATCACAGTATCGCTCAAATACATTATTATCGTTCTAATCTTTGCAGTCTCATTAACAATGTTCACATGTTCAAAATAGGCATCCACTTCCAGAAGAAGTTCTCAACATCTTGAGCACTTCTTTCACCACGAAACTCATTTGTCTTAGGAGTCAATACATGTTTTTTGGACAGTCACTAGACCACGCCCACCTACGAGTGTAGATTCTTCCACCTGCTGCCTCAACGCCTCAAGCTCTCTATGAAACACTAAAAGAGTTTTAGTGAGCTTGAGCTCAAGGTTGGTTAGTCCTTCCTTGTGCTCTTCTCCTTGTTCAATAAGGTTCTCTTAACTCCGTCGAGTCCTTCAAGGGAAACGAACTCAAGAGAACTGAAGTTGTtctcaacaacaataatatgcCTATTCAAGGTTACCAAACCATCTTCGACGCTTATATTCTTCTTGTCAAGGTGGCTAGTTGTTAAACCATCTCCTTCCTCAACAATGTGGCTCTTGCCAGTAATTGGTGGTGAGAAGTGTCTTTCACACTAATCTTGTCACATTTACTAGCAGCATCCTTCCTAACCTCTTTGATCTTTCTCATAAGCTACTTTTTCCTTGCGTTGTGACTTCGTTGCCATATTTGAAAccaatgctctgataccacttgtcaTGGGCTTATTTTCAAAGATGCATGAGATTGCCTTGTAAGACAATAAAGCTCCTCAAAGGCTTCAGTCCCTAAACAACACACAAGCACCAACGTTCTTAAATAATGTAGTTCACAAAATGCAAAGCAAGCAAGTAAGAACTTAGAAAGAACAAGAGTTTGCGctaattttcagatttttatttaagagTGAAAAACAAGACTAAGTTGTCCCAAGGGacttataaaacatatataaaaatacatacAAGTAAAAGGGTGGAAATTCCCAAGGAAAATACTACAACAAGCTGTCATTCGAAATGGGGAAAGAATTGGTAAGAGCTAGTCAACTCAGTTTCCTAAAATGGCAAAATGTCTCTTCAAGGTAAGCTTTATTTGACCCTTCGGTAATCTGTTGGATAAAAGGGCTTGCCATGGGCAATGGATGACTTCTATGCTGATCCAGATAATCTTCCAAGGCTGGAAATACATTGTCATAGAGACTTAGGCTCATGGAAGCCAAATTTGAATCTGTCCCAACCTTGGAATTATGGGAAATCATTGTGGACGCTTGCGGGGCTTTACAAAAGGAATCCATTGATGAAtgcacacataccttgataatcaAAGTCCAAAAGTTGTGGATATTGATCTTTGAACCCTATCTTGATGGAGAGAAAGACCCTTGAGAGAAAATTTTAGTGACTTAGAGAAATTTGAGAGATTTAGAGGGAATGTCGAAagtttgaagggtttgggtagttataggatGTCCAAATTATCCCAAAATGATGTAGTTTAGCAGTTAAAAGAATGGAAAATGTCCAAACTAACCCTAGATTAATTCTGTCGGAATGACTTACAGATGGGATCGACGGTTTGTAAGGTTTCCTATGGTTCATCAAAAGTGTTCGTAGAAGTTGTGTACAAAAACTTAACCTACTGTAATTGACCATCGATCCtacgactcaagtctacgaatcgtagactCCCCTACGAGTCGTAAGGACCATTCATCCTACACAACTTTACAAATCCAAAAATCCAACTCTCTGAACCTCACTCTACGAGccatcctacgactcatagaacttCCTACGGTTCGTAAGACCCTCTCGTGGAATTTAACTTGAGCTGCTGGAAATTGATATTTCGCAAGAATCTTCCTACGACCCCTATCTACGAACCGTAGGATGTTGTACGGTCTGTAAATCTCACTCATTGATTGATCTGACACTTAGCCAACTTTTCAAATCTCAGGGTCTTTCCTATGATCCCCTCCTACGAGCCGTAGAGTCTTATATGGTCGGTAGAAGCTACTCGTAAGTTGAACCCCAAACTTACTCATTTTTTCCAATTCTATTACCCCACCTACGAGACCTTCCTACGGTCCTTAAGATTTTATATGGCCCGTGGGTTGGCTCGTAGGACCTACACCAACAACCTTTTCTGCAACATCTTCTTTtcgttttgacttttcaactttcgaggtcttacaaAATTATTCCTTATTTTGCGAGATAATCGAATTCTTATGCCTCAACTAgccacaatcaatcaagtcaaTTCACATATTGAATTTCACCATTTTCCTCAAACAAAGCCTGCAAATAATCATGAAAATCAGTTAAAGAATCAATATATTTCTCAAACATATTACCTGGTCCCCACATAGATACTCGTCACCTCACCTATGCGATACCCCTTATCCTAAATCCCTAAATATCATTAATTACAAAACATACTCCAATCGAAGTAACTTACCTCAATCTGAAGCAAGTAGgtcaaaaaatagttttttcctTTCTCGAGTCTTCGAATGCGCCCAATCTATCAAATACTTATCCTAATGAGTATAGGAGTCCAATGATACTCTTATTTACATATAAAAACCCTAGTAAAAAAATCAACCTAGAACCCCAAATAGAGTGGGTGGGTAAAAAAGTGGGTGGGGCCAATTAGAATTAAAATGTGGTTGatttttcatttattaataGTAAGTATGACACATGACTTTTAAAAGCTGAAAATGAAATTTGATGAGAAAAGTAAATATAGCTAATTTTGACGGGTGAAGGATAAATATAACTATGTAGTTTTAATGGTTGAAGGGTagatatagagcccgtttggatgagcttcaagttggtcaaaatcaacttaaagtcTCTTTTTAGCTtctggacgtgtttgcctaatgctaactttaagccataaagttcttaaagtcagtcaaaaataaaaagttaggattcctaacttttttttctaagtgcttaaagtcattttctttgactataaaaattacttttatatcccttatattttaactaaattctcaaactaccatttttattcttttaaccctaaaattcacatcattttcttcatttaagcacttttatccaaacactcaattgcttatttataaaaataactttcagcattttaaagttttaaaaacacttcatacataaaagttacttttttaagcccatccaaacgagCTCATAGTTCTAAATATGACTAGGGGCATATTTAGTGAAAAGAATATAACAAGGACAACTACaattactaattatttttttttaaggaaCGTACAGAATCTAAAGCGGATAAAATGAACTAAGGGTGTAATAGCTATTGGGATTAATGGGATTTGACAACCTGATATAACTTGACAATTGGCACTAGAGAAATGTAGTACAATCATTAGTAGGACTTTAATTTTCCAGGTAGCTATAGATTTGGTTGGTTGGGACTTTTGAGCTTCTCTTTTATCTCTTTCCTCAAGTCTTTCTAATTcccattttctcaaagtttatttatttgtaGTATGAATATATCTCTGTCGGACAAAAGAATGGAGACATATGGAGGAGGCAGCCGGTGGAGGGAACAAAAAAGAAAGGTGTTTGATTGGGAATTGGACATAAATAATATGGCACAAGACATACAATTTCTTCTCAAAGGCATGGTGAGTATAGTAGGAAGTAAAGGCAATATagctcttcttcaatttgtacTGTTGTTAAAGAGCTTGAagattcaaaataaatttatgaCCCTCGTTCTCAGGGTTCTCAACAAGGTATCAATGTCTCTTctctttaatttaaatataaataattgtcCTTGTCTctgtctttctttcttattaTATGATGTAACTGAACTTGTAGGAATATGTTTCTGAACAAGAAAAAGGTGAAGCATTGAGTAAGATTTGGGATTTGAAGATGGAACATATGGAACTGATTACAAATGCACGTGCTGATTTGAACAAGGTACTCAAAATTGAAATAAGTTAATAATATTAGTGGCCAATTGATGGCTACATTTGAAACAATTGGATTGATGAATTTATAATAATCATCAATGAACTAATTAACTGTTAATATTTGAAGGATTAAGGACCTTTTGGGTGTTAGGTGTAGTTCATATAACTGTATATGCTTTTACTTAAAAATGTTATATTATCTTAGTGGAGGCATGAATAGTTTTCATTTTCAATGAGTTACAGTAAATGAACAGAGCATCATTGTACTTCCAAACATAATTATTATTAGTTTAATTGAAACTGCATGTATTCACTTATTCACAGAGAACAAATTGTGGGACTGATGAATTGTCAATAAAGATGGAGAATGACAAACGGAACAAAAAGCAGAGGAAGATAGAGAAATTAGCCGAGGATGATGAAAACAACAACATTATTGATAATGGAAAGCAGCTGGTTCTGTTGCAACAGGAATTGGAGAAGATTAACCAAGAGGCTAGCGGTGAGTTGTTGAAAGTTGCACAAAAGTACAATAGGATCCGCCAACCCATCTATGAGAAGAGAAGAGATATTATTAAAGATATTCCTGGCTTCTGGTCGACAGCTTTCCTCAAGCATCATGTACTTGGTGGGCTTGTATGTACTGAACAGGACCGCAAGATTTTTGAGTTTCTAAGCTCAATCAACGTGGAACTCTCTCAAGATGTCAAATCAGGTTATACCATTATcttcaattttgattcaaatgaatattttgagaataCCAAGCTTTGGAAGAAGTATGGGCGTACTAAAACTACTGCATCGTCAATACAATGGGCACAAGGCAAGGGAGTTGATGAACTAAGCTTCTTTAATTGGTACAGTGAAGTTGATAAAAGGGATGAAATCGGTGAGATGATCAAGGATGAATTGTGGTCCGATCCTCTCATTTGTTTTCATCATGATGCAGACGAAGAAAGTGTTGATGATGTGGCAGTGAAGAACAATGAAGATGAGGTAGTGAAGGACACTGAAGATGAAGAACAAAATGACGATAATGATTAGGCTTAAGGTTGGGTCCTTGTTATTCACATGCCTTACAAATGGTTTTGCACTATTAACAAACTTTACAGTGTAATGGAAGAATATGTATTCAGCAGGGGCACTCCATAAATTTAGTTTCTTTAGAATTTATTTGAGAATGTTTGCAGACTGGTTATCCTTCTTAAAGCACCTGCCTAGCTTTCGCAGAACATTTCATTCCTTATTGAATACTAGGAAAATACACTAACAAGTAATCGTAGTACCAAAACACTAGAATGCAAAATCCGTGAGACTCTTAACCTATAGCATCTGCTTGGACTCTGTCTCATTGGATTTATCTGGCGCTTTTACCACATGAGTTTAAATTGTCTCATCTTCAGGTGAGTTTGTCTGAGTATGTTTGATAATTTGGTATTAATCTGCGGCAGTCATGGGTAAAACTTTCTTTTGTTTAAAGGTACATATAGAATTTTTATCTCCATATTTGAATTACTTAAATAACAGAAAGATTAGTACGTACAGCAGTTCATTGTCCGTTTATTCAGGCTAGGCCATCGAATGTGTGATCTCATCTCCTTAGCAAAGTAATAGGACTGCTTAATTAGTTTGTGGTGAGCTTGCTGATTATCTGAGAATGGACTATATTATAGCATTACAGGTATTTCTAAAGGTTTTTCATGTATTGTTTGCCTTACATTGCGCATGCAGTTTACTATTTAACAGTATGATTTTTTGCACATAAATCAGGTTATAATTTCTCATTGAAGCTGGTTCCAGGCTAAAATGACAGTAGTCTCTGATCAGTTTGTCATATATGTTACAATTCTGTCCAAAACACTCCGAACTCCGAGCTGATACCAAAATGGAGTtcttaataacctttcactttccaattttcaaCTCTACATccacgtatccataggaatcatttccttatccatttcccttaactagcttattactagctccaAAGTTAcagaaaattgggcagcatctcccttatagcttcaacatcctcgagatttcaactcagaaaaaatatcaacaatcataccaacaacaaaaaccagaagaatatatataaataaatcacttcaacattacccaatacaacaccaaacaactagctccaaactacgataccaaaatggagttcttagcctttatttcgtaaaatcttttaccatacaaaatagagggtcgtgttgatgcaaccagcagcacccacaccaatttttgagtactttccaGCCCTgaaacacgcaattaaaccaccccaacctgcagcaccacaacaacaatacaatactcgacttcgatttacctactacgacttcaatttagtttgtttctaacgtcaagcattcttATACACTTTTTCTACTTACAGCCTCACTTAAGATATGTAATATacccataaaaacatcataaagttcaatttaaaagggaaagccttaccttgcccgaaactcaccaaaacttgcctcgaaagctCTTCTAGCGtgactgaaacttcgtggctgtttgttgtccatttggggctgctacaaaccatacatttatattaataaaacctTATTACCTTCTtggtataccccatataattaattcacagaatggaatcggagaacttacctttttctcctcccaaaaccgtagctctttcttctctctagcttaagtttctcttctcttctttttgtctataactttcttggagataagatgacttataggataaagatgaacttaaagtcataaattatatatatatatatatataggccactttaggaggggacacatgtcatcccctacgtggtgacacatgtcaagccctaagtggtgacacatgtcaagccctcattgggccaacacatcccttcctccaatcaaGGGCTGCCACGTAGCTGTTGGGGGGGGGCACCACCCTTGCTCCAACTGTtaccatgtggcactctctcatgctgccacatggcactctctcatgctgccatgtggcactcttttATGCTGCCACATGACACTCTCTTTCCCCCcttgtgggtttgtaatctcgtcttactttatgaacctatgtaatacttgatacgtaagcttggtatgtactcaagtagattaagtatgtaagatttcctaGTTTGTAGCTTatgtaaataagtcgagtcctatgactcattattcggtctctaacttcttccggattcttataactctatttccaatcttctctactatggggtatcgcattctcctttccttagggcTATTtaatagcgttatagattatccgtctcacatgataacttctaagaagcttaagaacctttcaagaaactcaaaaccTCTCAAGGCACAAAAGTatttcaagatacaaaagtacggggtataacattcttcccccatttagaacattcgtcctcaaatttTAGCTCGTCTTATGGGGTTTTATGAGGATTTTTGGGATTTCTCTATAAATGTTGTCTTTCAATCCTTTTAGGAGTTTAGGCTACCTTTGGATATAAGGAACAAGTACAGATATCTTTTCTCTACCTCCATGTAATGTATCCAAAATATTACAACtgtattgtccttattgaacccttattccTTTTACTACATACTTACTCACTTGGACCTATACAtaacacatacatattcataggttgcataaccctaCTGGTACAACTTGtatgaggtagacgtagtcttttCATCTCTGAGTTCATTCTGCTTCACCTATctcattcacattgaaactcgCTTATCCCCtcttatcatacttctttcttttcttttattcactccttgctcttctcacttccaatcatagtgttacaccccacacgcTTGAGATCTAAATGTAtcctaagcttcttagaagttgtcATGTAAGCCGAATAATCtgtgacactatcaaacgactctaaggaagggaggatgtgataccccatgttagggaaggttggaactagggtcatgagaagtagaaaggagttggaggccaagtaatgagtcatacgactcgacttacctatgtaagctactaacttggaagtcttacacacctaagctacttgagtacttaccaagcttacgtagaagagattacataggttcttaaaataagacgagattacgaacccacgcaGAAGGAGAGAGAATGACACGTGGtagcaaaaggaggtgccatgtggaagcttgggaaagtgacatgtggcagcaggtgacccacctacttggggtaaagtaggtgacccaccttcttagaggtgggccccaccaaggacacgtggcagcctaggaggcaTGATATGgatacgtggcccaataggggctggacacgtatcaccctatggggatgacacatgtaacCTCCTaatgaggtgtatatatgtatgtttagaTGAATACtaagtcatttttcagccaaGAAATTGAACAAAGCAAGAAAAGAAAGCCTAAGGACTAAGAGAGAGCACCTACGACaacaaagggaaaaaaagataagtcttcaatttttctccatgaattaattatctacggtgttccttaatcaagtggagatgtatatatgtatcttatgatgcctacggaaTCACTTCTACAGCTTcacacttaaaaaaaaaaaagagaaagttgaaaaaaaacTTAGAGAGCCAAGGAgaagggctacgggtttggccacCTTGAGGTGAGCCTCAGACTTtcgtttcataaattaattattttcggAATTccaaagttatataaatatgtttAATAGCCTCAAAtcactatttggggcagcgaagaagtgacCCAAACAAtccactccatttcagcacatcaagaggtttccgaggcggggtttggcgagttttgaccaatttcaggtaaggtaaggtctttcctttccatttggagtttatggtgttgttattaagtgtattaaacgttgtttaagtggctgtaAACAtgaaaattcaataaatatgattGACGattcaaaacaaactaaattggagtcgctatagttaaattgtagtcgaagcaaggtgttatGCTTGTGGTGTGCGGATGCAGGGTGTGGTGTGTATTTCAGGGAATAtaagtattctaaaataggtgttggagctgatggtttcatccacacgaccctccgcttcgtacggttaaaggttttacaaaatagagactagaaaccctattttggtatcgtaattttcagctaGTTTTTTGGAGCTTGTgtggtgtaatgttgccatgttttatgtgtatatgagctgaaggttattgtttttggttgtctgtagtacTTAGGGatttaattggaaattcgtatagggcatgtCATAGGGGAAGTGCTTCCCGATTTCcggtaacgccttaactaaccaaagaactagtcgagaagacgagcaagaaaatgagttctatgaatacttgggtgcTACTTAAGATActgaaaagtcaagggttgttgatatttttattgcttctgtgttgaataggttcaaagggcGACGGGGCAAACgcgataaagagtaactcgtaagaggtatgtgaagcttcctcttggcatgtttttggcataagtatgtaaaactatctttctttccttttggcatgtcttagtcttaagtggtttgtatatgaaatgtgggggtaaTTACATTCgtaagcatctcttatttacttctgaatattgaactcctatagtagttaaactatttccttGGAAAcctctatatgttaaagaggtaccaaatgtacaggctccaagtcttaaagactatatgataacaagtgtttctggATCCATGAGCGATTTTTCCTTACATTAATACATGTATAGGGTCTACGAGATTACTGTTtatatagcccataatggcatttagagggcactcgATATGaatacactactactcgggtcctcagatgaaagtttaatcttcttataagGTCAAGTCTCtcataatgttttaaattgcatatggttactcactactctactcatgcatactttAACCCTTCTATCATCGAGTCTTGGGCCAGGGTATGTAGAcgtgcatagttcactgcattatccaccgagtccctcactaaagggccggtaCACTATAcaaggacatgataatgcaatgacatgaaaaactcactgagtccctcactagagggccgggtacatatgtatatatgtgatgatgtcttataataaggtggtgatagagccgggcctatgatggtcctacagatatgattcaccagatccctgatagggccagctatattatataatttgagcatgcatgttttacgattcacagggtacaggtacaggtttctgatttgatattttatcccctacttctctattttagatatacttctagttatattatattatgttttacatactcagtacatatattgtactgaccccctttctttgaagggctgcgtttcatgcccgcaggtacaaatactggatttgggagtctgtcagcttagaaTTCTGtttagctcagctggaagaggctccattatatcggaacCTGATTTTTGCACTAACTActgatttatataattatttttgtttatctAGGGGTACGATGGGCCCCCTGTCCCTCcgtatgttgtcgttaatatttttagaagtctgcagacatgtgtatgtgggttgtggaTGTTAGTTTGGTTCaactgggtctatatgatgtattgtacgtgttgttatgttgtggtagccttgtcggcttgcgttccctttcatgatgtgatacaaataaaagaagctacaggtttatggaaatattatcacccaatagggttttgATGCATGCTACGATGTTGTTTATAGGTctacttgaccacaactgataaatGTGTATACGAGGGTTCAGGTCGAACCCCATTCGTGGCCTAAGGGGTTGGGTCGTGCCACATAGAAGGCTTGCTgtcccttttccttggttattcaTCTATCGCagcatcatttgcgaccaatgCTATAGCCAACGTCTTGGCTTTTGACCCCACATGATATCATTATCCTTCACacgatctcttgagttattcgatacccTTCCCTAATCATACCTAACACCgacttttaattttctcaacaacataccaagttctcCTCAATTagggccttaccttataaccacgtagtcgtattgcacttttaagttcatattgtacGTTTCCCTTTCGTTGCATATCTgtattcatttaatcatatctatcttaGGTTCTTTCGTAGATTTCTCTTATTATTTATCCCATCTATGTATATCTTTTATTCCGCACAAGAGGGATCTTCTACTACCTCTATATTATTCAGAACAcattacttccacataatcctttttctcattcCCAAAATGTATTCtgtccatccatctttattcgtatcataccaatcattccctaatacccattctatctcgttgctcatccttctacagcttggtctttcatagtttcgtcacttttagcattcgtatctttggctacacatgtcatgacctattgttacactgtcatctcactttcttcttgcttactccttttaattactctttctttccttgtgctcgCTATTCTTTTCGTCATCGCATAATCTTTATTCGCAACTTTCCCTacggaacttgataagtctttcttGTTTGTTCCTTAGCTCACTTCTCcatttcacacttacccttatattcttattacacggaCCACATCCTATCACTCACCATTctctcactaggctttacttattttcataacgatcctcgttatattcatatcatatcctaTTCGTATTCCACctcatagtataacacttcttaacctttttcatgattcttactatgggttacttacccttcttagttagtcttatccttaatatctcctaAGCTGTCCTATTAATAcatcatatccatcacaattctgtttcccttgcactcttctcttaatcatactgttactcctTTTAATTATAGCTCATCacagtttatccctgtgtatcaattccgttggtgccttaatatatcattctatccagaactaccagtcttctctaaatcatctccctagggtcataagtcttttccaacttcggtttaccatatcaatatcaacctcctagtttttattgccatcaatttagcaattaacttatttctcgaggtcagccatactcgtgatttagccaaatctcatcattattgtgggcatgacctttcaagacatactatatccctgtatctcattctctttttatttctagaaaaatttgggcagagtttcctctgtattcttactatctcaaacctgcatgcAAAAAATACCAGTAGttcctcacagggccaacatgtataaagatacatatatatgtatcatctcacatcatatcgcagccacacagggcgcccacaatcaatagtatgaaaatggacttacctcgtacgtccactggaacttcccctgttacactttcctgtctactcttcctttcaatttacaactttacatttcaattctacttcaataccttacccaacaaatATCTTT
The sequence above is a segment of the Solanum dulcamara chromosome 11, daSolDulc1.2, whole genome shotgun sequence genome. Coding sequences within it:
- the LOC129874041 gene encoding NAP1-related protein 1-like isoform X1 gives rise to the protein MNISLSDKRMETYGGGSRWREQKRKVFDWELDINNMAQDIQFLLKGMVSIVGSKGNIALLQFVLLLKSLKIQNKFMTLVLRVLNKEYVSEQEKGEALSKIWDLKMEHMELITNARADLNKRTNCGTDELSIKMENDKRNKKQRKIEKLAEDDENNNIIDNGKQLVLLQQELEKINQEASGELLKVAQKYNRIRQPIYEKRRDIIKDIPGFWSTAFLKHHVLGGLVCTEQDRKIFEFLSSINVELSQDVKSGYTIIFNFDSNEYFENTKLWKKYGRTKTTASSIQWAQGKGVDELSFFNWYSEVDKRDEIGEMIKDELWSDPLICFHHDADEESVDDVAVKNNEDEVVKDTEDEEQNDDND
- the LOC129874041 gene encoding NAP1-related protein 1-like isoform X2 — protein: MNISLSDKRMETYGGGSRWREQKRKVFDWELDINNMAQDIQFLLKGMEYVSEQEKGEALSKIWDLKMEHMELITNARADLNKRTNCGTDELSIKMENDKRNKKQRKIEKLAEDDENNNIIDNGKQLVLLQQELEKINQEASGELLKVAQKYNRIRQPIYEKRRDIIKDIPGFWSTAFLKHHVLGGLVCTEQDRKIFEFLSSINVELSQDVKSGYTIIFNFDSNEYFENTKLWKKYGRTKTTASSIQWAQGKGVDELSFFNWYSEVDKRDEIGEMIKDELWSDPLICFHHDADEESVDDVAVKNNEDEVVKDTEDEEQNDDND